A region of Candidatus Coatesbacteria bacterium DNA encodes the following proteins:
- a CDS encoding glycosyltransferase — translation MNELIIDVNYPALTAWPPAAEVLNLSERGEGAGFDLWRLRRRLAGRRYHRIYLTAYKAGDIPRRLRLLALLHAAEVWVVPYASAPCSLTKDALPWFVSTTRRWLGGWAARRFRRKLERRQPRSAEATGDGVLYLAASYPPAVGGIETWMRHAAEGLADNGLSVRVVDRYRFGWRDFDPVSPVAVRRYFAGRRDTPFQLQRLIDGAAAAAARLPGRPASPRVLETLEAFLANLSLHFLSDFLALFRTACDLAAERSPASIHVGFGLPASQVAWLLCALYGWPYLVYAHGTENLNWGNDPRLAPFFSASFGEATRVVANAGYAGDICQRLHHTPPERVAVIHPGVDYQRFSRPVTEDKLLELRRRYDLPAEARLLYIVGRVVARKGYDTLVRALPAVLSEFPETHLLLGGHGDYLPAVRELVDRLGVAERVRFLGRVPEEEMTAHYRLADLFCMPSRDEPPGRAEGFGIVYIEAGAAGTPSLGSTLGGVPDAVLDGETGLLADPRSPADVAAKILRLWREPQLLRRFGENAKRWAAELDWSRVVERTVDLDAEMRREPDVTGWQPPR, via the coding sequence ATGAATGAGTTAATCATCGACGTCAACTACCCGGCGCTGACGGCCTGGCCTCCGGCCGCCGAGGTGCTTAATCTCAGCGAGCGGGGCGAGGGCGCCGGGTTCGATCTCTGGCGCCTGCGCCGCCGCCTGGCCGGTCGCCGCTACCACCGTATCTACCTGACGGCCTACAAGGCCGGGGATATCCCCCGGCGCCTGCGCCTGCTGGCCCTGCTCCACGCCGCCGAGGTCTGGGTGGTGCCCTACGCCTCGGCGCCCTGCAGTTTGACCAAGGACGCTCTGCCGTGGTTCGTATCGACGACGCGGCGCTGGCTCGGTGGTTGGGCGGCGCGGCGTTTCCGCCGGAAGCTGGAACGTCGGCAGCCCCGCAGCGCCGAAGCAACCGGCGACGGCGTTCTCTACCTGGCCGCCTCCTATCCTCCCGCCGTCGGCGGTATCGAGACCTGGATGCGCCACGCCGCCGAGGGGCTGGCCGACAACGGGCTGTCCGTCCGCGTCGTCGACCGTTATCGCTTTGGCTGGCGTGATTTCGATCCAGTGAGCCCCGTTGCCGTCCGCCGCTACTTCGCCGGCCGGCGCGACACTCCGTTCCAGCTCCAACGCCTGATCGACGGGGCCGCCGCGGCCGCCGCCCGACTGCCCGGCCGCCCCGCTTCGCCTCGGGTGCTCGAGACCCTCGAGGCCTTCCTCGCAAACCTCTCTCTGCACTTCCTCAGCGATTTTCTGGCCCTGTTCCGGACCGCCTGCGACCTCGCCGCCGAGCGATCCCCCGCCTCGATCCACGTCGGCTTCGGCCTGCCCGCCTCCCAGGTCGCCTGGCTCCTCTGCGCCCTCTACGGTTGGCCCTACCTCGTCTACGCCCACGGCACCGAAAACCTCAACTGGGGCAACGACCCCCGCCTGGCGCCCTTCTTCAGCGCCAGCTTCGGCGAAGCGACCCGGGTGGTGGCCAACGCCGGCTACGCCGGCGACATCTGCCAGCGCCTGCACCACACGCCGCCGGAGCGCGTGGCCGTCATCCACCCCGGTGTCGACTACCAGCGCTTCAGCCGCCCCGTCACCGAGGACAAACTGCTCGAGTTGCGCCGCCGCTACGATCTGCCCGCCGAGGCCCGCCTGCTCTACATCGTCGGCCGGGTGGTGGCCCGCAAAGGCTACGACACCCTGGTGCGCGCCCTGCCCGCCGTCCTGAGCGAGTTCCCCGAAACCCACCTGCTCCTCGGCGGTCACGGCGACTACCTTCCCGCGGTGCGCGAGCTGGTCGACCGCCTGGGCGTCGCCGAACGGGTGCGCTTCCTCGGCCGGGTGCCCGAGGAGGAGATGACCGCCCACTACCGCCTGGCCGACCTGTTCTGCATGCCCAGCCGCGACGAGCCGCCGGGCCGGGCCGAGGGCTTCGGCATCGTCTACATCGAGGCCGGCGCAGCCGGAACCCCTTCCCTCGGCTCGACCCTCGGCGGTGTGCCCGACGCCGTCCTCGACGGCGAGACCGGCCTGCTGGCCGATCCCCGGTCTCCCGCCGACGTGGCCGCCAAGATCCTGCGCCTGTGGCGCGAACCCCAACTGCTGCGCCGCTTCGGCGAGAACGCCAAACGCTGGGCCGCCGAGCTGGACTGGAGCCGCGTCGTCGAGCGCACCGTCGATCTCGACGCCGAGATGCGCCGCGAACCAGACGTCACCGGCTGGCAACCACCGCGCTGA
- a CDS encoding 4Fe-4S dicluster domain-containing protein, with translation MRIEEKLCIGCAKCVKVCPFNALEMDGDVARVNERCTDCGACVDECPVDAIVLDRPETVGGMDLAAYRGVWVAVETQDGAPAHVSLELLGQGRELADDLDVPLSALLAGSDVADGADELIAHGADVVHLVEHPLLERYNTDGYVKVAAELIERYKPEIVLFGATNNGRDWAGALATRLGTGLTADCTGLTIDRDERRLLQTRPAFGGNIMATIITPRHRPQMATVRPKVFPVRPAPDHEGRVVREEVDLVDTDLLAVLKEFIPSKAEFNIAEARIIVSGGRGLGKPEHFTKIYALAEALGGAVGASRAAVDAGWIPYPHQVGQTGRTVRPRLYVACGISGAIQHLAGMKTSEYIIAVNKDRNAPIFDFADFGIVGDLHEVVPELTKMLQ, from the coding sequence CTGCGCATCGAAGAAAAGCTCTGCATCGGCTGCGCCAAGTGCGTCAAGGTCTGCCCGTTCAACGCCCTGGAGATGGACGGCGATGTCGCCCGGGTCAACGAACGCTGCACCGACTGCGGCGCCTGCGTCGACGAATGCCCCGTCGACGCCATCGTCCTCGACCGGCCCGAGACCGTCGGCGGGATGGACCTCGCGGCCTATCGCGGCGTCTGGGTGGCCGTCGAGACCCAGGACGGCGCGCCGGCCCACGTCAGCCTGGAGCTGCTGGGCCAGGGCCGCGAGCTGGCCGACGACCTCGACGTGCCGCTGTCGGCCCTGCTGGCCGGCTCCGACGTCGCCGACGGCGCCGACGAGCTGATCGCCCACGGCGCCGACGTCGTCCACCTCGTCGAGCACCCCCTCCTCGAGCGCTACAACACCGACGGCTACGTCAAGGTCGCCGCCGAACTGATCGAGCGCTACAAACCCGAGATCGTCCTCTTCGGCGCCACCAACAACGGCCGTGACTGGGCCGGAGCCCTGGCCACCCGACTGGGCACCGGGTTGACCGCCGACTGCACCGGGCTGACCATCGACCGCGACGAACGCCGCCTGTTGCAGACCCGGCCGGCCTTCGGCGGCAACATCATGGCCACCATCATCACCCCGCGCCACCGGCCCCAAATGGCCACGGTGCGGCCCAAGGTCTTCCCCGTGCGCCCCGCGCCCGATCACGAGGGCCGGGTCGTCCGCGAAGAGGTCGACCTCGTCGACACCGACCTGCTGGCCGTGCTGAAGGAATTCATCCCCTCCAAGGCCGAATTCAACATCGCCGAGGCCCGGATCATCGTCTCCGGCGGCCGGGGCCTGGGCAAGCCCGAGCATTTCACCAAGATCTACGCCCTGGCCGAGGCCCTCGGCGGCGCCGTCGGAGCCAGCCGCGCCGCCGTCGACGCCGGCTGGATCCCCTACCCCCACCAGGTCGGCCAGACCGGACGCACCGTCCGCCCCCGACTCTACGTGGCCTGCGGCATCTCCGGCGCCATCCAGCACCTGGCCGGGATGAAGACCTCGGAATATATCATCGCCGTCAACAAGGACCGCAACGCGCCGATCTTCGACTTCGCCGACTTCGGCATCGTCGGTGATCTGCACGAGGTCGTCCCCGAACTGACCAAGATGCTGCAGTAG
- a CDS encoding electron transfer flavoprotein subunit beta yields MHYAVCIKQVPDITDVKIDPERGTLIREGVPSTTNPFDLYALEAALDLRDRYGGKVTALTMGPPQAADILRDAVAMGVDEVVLLSDRAFAGADTLATSFVLATAAAKLEPAPRLIFAGKQAIDGDTGQVGPGIARRLGWTQITYAYRLGEPREDAIEVERLLEDGREVLEARLPAVVSVVKDLNEPRLPSLRGLRRARRLEVPAWGLGDLGIPEEEVGLAGSPTQVVKIFNPSSRKTEGELSDAPAHQAAALLVKWLEDNRVLEA; encoded by the coding sequence ATGCACTACGCCGTCTGCATCAAACAGGTGCCCGACATCACCGACGTCAAGATCGATCCCGAGCGCGGGACCCTGATCCGTGAGGGCGTGCCCAGCACAACCAACCCCTTCGACCTCTACGCCCTCGAGGCCGCCCTGGACCTGCGCGATCGTTACGGCGGCAAGGTCACCGCCCTGACCATGGGCCCGCCCCAGGCCGCCGACATCCTGCGCGACGCCGTCGCCATGGGCGTCGACGAAGTCGTCTTGCTTTCGGACCGCGCCTTCGCCGGAGCCGACACCCTGGCCACCAGTTTCGTCCTGGCCACGGCGGCGGCCAAACTCGAACCCGCTCCACGGCTGATCTTCGCCGGCAAACAGGCCATCGACGGCGACACCGGTCAGGTCGGTCCCGGCATCGCCCGCCGCCTGGGCTGGACGCAGATCACCTACGCCTACCGTCTCGGCGAGCCCCGCGAGGACGCCATCGAGGTCGAGCGCCTGCTCGAGGACGGCCGCGAGGTCCTCGAGGCCCGGTTGCCCGCCGTGGTCAGCGTGGTCAAGGACCTCAACGAACCCCGCCTGCCCAGCCTGCGCGGTCTGCGCCGGGCCCGCCGACTCGAGGTCCCCGCCTGGGGGCTCGGCGATCTGGGCATCCCCGAGGAAGAGGTCGGCCTGGCCGGCTCGCCGACCCAGGTGGTCAAGATATTCAACCCCTCGAGCCGCAAGACCGAGGGCGAACTCTCCGACGCCCCGGCCCACCAGGCCGCCGCCCTGCTGGTCAAGTGGCTGGAGGACAACCGGGTTCTCGAAGCCTGA